In Spirochaeta thermophila DSM 6578, the following proteins share a genomic window:
- a CDS encoding sugar-binding protein encodes MKRILGVLMLLVLVTGMVFARGGQEESGKPVLVMVTKGVHPYYEPCFEGFKDAAEKYGVIAEKVDPQKFELPLQVKVIEDLIARKVDGIAISALDDKGLVPVIDEATKAGIKVITFDAPAPSSAALTYIGTDNESAGYEAGKKMAELMGGEGEIIILQGGLGATNLNLRTKGFKRAIAEVAPNIKVLDVVDVQGDFAVAVNKTEAVLQAYPNLKAIFAVSAEGAPAAASVLKQQGKAGKIILGGFDDLKDTLEGIRDGSVAFCVVQKTYKMGWLSVEMLLKALNGEEIPKVIDTGVLFVTKENVDTYMEEMRKEFAAQ; translated from the coding sequence ATGAAAAGGATTCTTGGTGTCTTGATGCTCCTCGTGCTCGTCACCGGGATGGTCTTCGCCCGTGGTGGACAGGAGGAGTCGGGGAAACCCGTCCTCGTGATGGTGACGAAAGGAGTCCACCCCTACTATGAGCCGTGCTTCGAGGGCTTTAAGGACGCTGCCGAGAAGTATGGCGTCATAGCCGAGAAGGTGGACCCCCAGAAGTTCGAGCTTCCTCTTCAGGTGAAGGTTATCGAAGATCTCATCGCCCGTAAAGTGGATGGGATCGCGATTTCCGCGCTCGACGACAAGGGGCTCGTACCGGTGATCGACGAGGCCACCAAGGCCGGTATCAAAGTCATCACCTTCGATGCCCCTGCTCCCTCAAGTGCGGCCCTCACCTATATCGGCACCGACAACGAGAGCGCCGGCTACGAAGCAGGGAAGAAGATGGCCGAACTCATGGGCGGCGAGGGTGAGATCATCATCCTCCAGGGCGGATTGGGCGCCACCAACCTCAACCTCAGGACCAAGGGCTTCAAGCGTGCCATTGCCGAGGTGGCCCCCAACATCAAGGTGCTCGACGTGGTGGACGTGCAGGGCGACTTTGCAGTGGCCGTGAACAAGACCGAGGCGGTGCTCCAGGCCTACCCGAACCTGAAGGCCATCTTCGCGGTATCGGCCGAGGGTGCCCCTGCAGCTGCGAGCGTGCTCAAGCAGCAGGGTAAGGCGGGTAAGATCATCCTCGGAGGGTTCGACGACCTCAAGGATACCCTGGAAGGGATCCGAGACGGTTCGGTGGCCTTCTGTGTGGTGCAGAAGACCTACAAGATGGGGTGGCTCTCGGTGGAGATGCTTCTCAAGGCTCTCAACGGTGAGGAAATCCCCAAAGTGATCGACACCGGTGTCCTGTTCGTCACCAAGGAGAACGTGGATACCTACATGGAAGAGATGAGAAAGGAATTCGCCGCGCAGTGA
- a CDS encoding LacI family DNA-binding transcriptional regulator, which translates to MYDNAEDQQRVPEEQARVTIREIARRAGVSIGTVDRVIHKRGRVAPETRKRVEALIEELGYTPNPIARHLKRRKGYLFYVFLPRKDEDSGYWRLICKGVHRAAEELGPFGIQVRFVEYDRYSGSSFSKAAETIPFEGCDGLLLAPVRPADSLALLQRLPSHLPFVFFDATIPHVRPLTSIMQDPFAGGFLAGKLLYLFGMGRPGTYSVIGPHGEDFHIRRRIEGFQTFWQAKGRDFRILVRTCEDLDHKRTREAFLTTLFEEIPDPRGIFVANASVHRVAEVVNRTGGRHVPIVGYDLVPENERLLREGKIDALISQRPAYQGYQAVYQLYRKVVLQQHVPPSIPVPLHIYMKENLPAGAVPDLVYEGLALASE; encoded by the coding sequence GTGTACGATAACGCAGAGGACCAACAGAGAGTACCTGAGGAACAGGCTCGGGTGACGATCCGAGAGATCGCGCGTCGGGCGGGGGTCTCAATAGGCACCGTCGATCGGGTGATCCACAAGCGCGGGAGGGTCGCACCCGAGACCCGAAAGCGTGTAGAGGCCCTCATCGAGGAGCTCGGGTACACACCCAATCCCATCGCTCGTCACCTCAAGCGGAGGAAGGGGTATCTCTTCTACGTATTCCTCCCCCGGAAGGACGAGGACTCAGGCTATTGGAGGCTCATCTGTAAAGGGGTGCATCGGGCGGCCGAGGAGCTGGGACCGTTCGGAATCCAGGTGCGGTTCGTCGAATACGATCGTTACAGCGGATCCTCCTTCTCCAAGGCCGCCGAGACCATCCCCTTCGAAGGGTGCGACGGGCTCCTCCTCGCGCCCGTTCGTCCTGCCGATTCCCTCGCCCTTCTCCAACGCCTCCCCTCTCACCTTCCGTTCGTCTTCTTCGATGCCACCATTCCCCATGTGCGTCCTCTCACCTCGATCATGCAGGACCCGTTTGCGGGAGGTTTCCTCGCGGGAAAGCTCCTCTATCTGTTCGGGATGGGTCGGCCGGGGACCTATTCTGTGATAGGTCCTCATGGAGAGGATTTCCACATCAGGAGGAGGATCGAGGGCTTCCAGACGTTCTGGCAAGCGAAGGGGAGGGATTTCAGAATCCTGGTTCGTACCTGTGAAGACCTCGACCACAAGAGGACGCGAGAGGCCTTTCTCACGACGTTGTTCGAGGAGATCCCCGACCCGCGGGGGATCTTCGTGGCCAATGCCTCGGTACATCGCGTGGCGGAAGTGGTGAACAGGACCGGGGGCCGTCACGTTCCCATCGTGGGATACGATCTCGTTCCAGAGAACGAACGGCTTCTTCGGGAGGGGAAGATAGACGCGCTCATCTCTCAGCGGCCGGCCTATCAGGGATACCAGGCCGTGTACCAGCTCTACCGGAAGGTGGTCCTTCAGCAGCACGTGCCCCCATCGATCCCCGTGCCCCTCCATATCTACATGAAAGAGAACCTGCCGGCAGGAGCGGTTCCCGACCTCGTGTATGAGGGGCTGGCTCTTGCATCGGAATAG
- a CDS encoding carbohydrate ABC transporter permease has translation MRGVKRYGFSKLIIYSFLIFWSLVTIFPLMVTVFGGLKTLVQLRTDPFGLPIPPRWENYLEVFTDARFLRNLMNSLIIMVITVGIDILLVGFASYALSRLVFPGREVVFNIFLFGLLFPFAVAMLPLYIQIRSMGVLNTYWAVIIPQVAFALPWHIMLTRNFFLQIPLELEEAARMDGCGHLRFLFTIMYPLSTPVLTTIAVLGMVGSWNNFFLPLLVLDDEKLFTLPMGVMAFQGRYQTDWNLVLAFVTLALIPAVLLYFFAQRYIISGLTGGALKE, from the coding sequence ATGAGGGGTGTGAAAAGATATGGCTTCAGTAAGCTGATCATTTATTCCTTTCTCATCTTCTGGAGTCTCGTCACCATTTTCCCCCTTATGGTAACAGTCTTCGGGGGTCTTAAAACCCTCGTCCAGCTTCGAACAGATCCTTTTGGTCTTCCTATTCCTCCCAGATGGGAGAACTACCTTGAGGTCTTTACCGATGCTCGATTCCTCAGAAATTTGATGAATTCGTTGATTATCATGGTGATCACAGTGGGAATAGACATCCTGTTGGTAGGATTTGCCTCCTATGCACTCTCCCGTCTCGTGTTTCCAGGAAGAGAAGTGGTCTTCAATATCTTTCTCTTCGGCCTGCTTTTCCCTTTTGCAGTAGCAATGCTCCCGCTCTACATCCAGATTAGATCTATGGGGGTTTTAAACACCTATTGGGCTGTCATCATCCCCCAGGTGGCGTTTGCACTACCCTGGCATATTATGCTTACGAGAAATTTCTTTCTTCAAATTCCTCTGGAGTTAGAAGAGGCAGCTCGCATGGATGGATGTGGGCACCTTCGCTTCCTCTTTACCATTATGTACCCCCTTTCCACCCCGGTACTGACCACCATTGCGGTCCTAGGCATGGTAGGAAGTTGGAACAATTTCTTCCTTCCGCTTCTCGTACTGGATGACGAGAAGCTCTTTACGCTCCCGATGGGGGTAATGGCATTTCAGGGGCGCTATCAGACTGACTGGAATCTCGTGTTGGCCTTTGTGACGCTCGCGTTGATTCCTGCGGTCCTGCTCTACTTCTTTGCGCAGCGTTACATCATCTCCGGGCTCACAGGGGGTGCACTAAAGGAGTGA
- a CDS encoding carbohydrate ABC transporter permease, producing MRRVQQDVLAAIGFLVIPFGLFVLFVFVPVFQAARYSVYSWNGLGPLTNYVGFKNFVNIFKDEVFRIALLNNIRVIILSLVIQLPLALVLAFLVEGLERGKILFRTIFFLPYIISEVIAGVIWSFIYNPQYGLPHTFLGEIFPAIKGIAFLGDPRYVFYAIFFVIVWKYFGLHMVIYIAGLQNIPQELKEAALIDGANSWQLNWHVILPLLLPTILISVFFSIIGSLQLFDIIWAMGKGDPVHAAETMVTYLYKFGFQRFKLGYGSAVALVIFFICLSFSIAYQRVILKAQRG from the coding sequence ATGAGGCGTGTGCAACAGGACGTGCTCGCTGCAATAGGATTTCTTGTGATACCCTTTGGGTTGTTCGTGCTCTTCGTTTTCGTTCCGGTTTTTCAGGCAGCACGGTACAGCGTGTATTCCTGGAATGGATTGGGGCCGCTCACCAATTACGTGGGATTCAAAAATTTCGTAAACATATTCAAAGACGAGGTATTCAGGATCGCCCTTTTAAACAATATCAGAGTGATCATCCTTTCCCTCGTTATCCAGCTTCCTCTCGCGCTTGTGCTTGCATTCCTCGTAGAAGGTCTGGAGAGGGGGAAGATCCTTTTCCGGACGATATTCTTTTTGCCCTATATCATTTCCGAAGTGATTGCAGGGGTGATCTGGTCATTCATCTACAATCCTCAATATGGGTTGCCACATACGTTTTTGGGAGAGATCTTCCCGGCCATAAAGGGAATCGCATTTCTTGGGGATCCTCGATATGTGTTCTATGCGATCTTTTTCGTAATAGTATGGAAATACTTTGGCCTCCACATGGTGATCTACATTGCCGGGCTTCAGAACATCCCCCAGGAACTCAAAGAGGCCGCACTTATTGATGGAGCAAACTCCTGGCAATTAAACTGGCATGTGATTCTTCCCCTTCTCCTTCCCACCATACTGATAAGTGTCTTCTTCAGTATCATAGGATCCCTTCAACTCTTTGATATCATATGGGCAATGGGAAAGGGGGATCCTGTTCATGCAGCAGAGACCATGGTGACCTATCTGTACAAATTTGGATTCCAGAGGTTCAAGCTTGGATATGGGAGTGCTGTGGCCCTTGTGATCTTTTTCATCTGCCTCAGCTTCAGCATCGCCTATCAGCGTGTGATCCTGAAAGCCCAAAGGGGGTGA
- a CDS encoding extracellular solute-binding protein, with protein MKRIFSVLLVFSIALTGVWAQGQGGGAASQGGVKTITFWHLDTQGDFKELWDNVAAKFMEENPGVKIEITVLENEAFKQKLATTMQSGNPPDVFRSWGGGVLFSYAKAGLVKDITEEIMNSDVGKKISKGALGVYSMNGRVYGVPYTMGGVVLWYNKKLFEKAGVNVPFRTWDDFLAGVKKLKAAGITPITVGAGDKWPAHYWWCYLAIRLGGKEDFERAYTRKGKFTDPSFIKAGEKLMELVNLDPFQQGYLGATYNDAALLMATGEAAMELMGQWATFVYEANATEDGIGTELENLGMMPFPLVEGGKGSPDDLLGGGDGLAIGKNAPPEAVEFLKFIFRDDIYSVLTPELSFVPVIEGAEQYVESPFLKELAKMVVKAPYYQLYYDQFLPPAVGEAVKDASQGLFAKAITPEKAAQMIEEAMAAEAQ; from the coding sequence ATGAAACGCATCTTCTCAGTGCTGTTAGTCTTTTCCATTGCCCTCACCGGGGTATGGGCTCAAGGGCAGGGAGGTGGAGCCGCTTCACAGGGTGGGGTAAAGACTATTACTTTCTGGCATCTGGATACGCAAGGGGATTTCAAAGAGCTGTGGGATAATGTGGCAGCGAAGTTCATGGAAGAGAATCCGGGCGTGAAGATCGAAATCACGGTACTCGAGAACGAGGCCTTCAAGCAGAAACTTGCTACTACCATGCAGTCGGGCAATCCTCCAGATGTTTTCAGGAGCTGGGGAGGGGGTGTGCTCTTCTCTTATGCCAAGGCAGGGCTCGTAAAGGACATTACTGAAGAGATTATGAACAGCGACGTGGGGAAGAAAATCTCCAAAGGAGCCCTTGGCGTATACAGCATGAATGGGAGGGTCTATGGAGTGCCTTATACCATGGGAGGGGTGGTCCTCTGGTACAACAAGAAGCTCTTTGAAAAGGCAGGGGTGAACGTTCCCTTCAGGACATGGGATGATTTCCTTGCTGGGGTCAAAAAGTTAAAGGCTGCAGGTATTACCCCCATCACTGTAGGAGCAGGTGATAAGTGGCCTGCTCACTATTGGTGGTGCTATCTTGCGATCCGTCTTGGAGGGAAGGAAGACTTCGAGCGAGCGTACACTCGCAAGGGAAAGTTCACTGATCCTTCCTTTATTAAGGCAGGAGAAAAGCTCATGGAGCTAGTGAACCTCGATCCATTCCAGCAGGGATATCTTGGGGCCACGTACAACGATGCTGCGCTCCTCATGGCAACAGGCGAGGCTGCAATGGAACTTATGGGACAGTGGGCTACATTCGTATACGAAGCGAACGCTACCGAGGATGGCATCGGCACTGAACTTGAAAACCTCGGTATGATGCCGTTCCCCCTGGTGGAAGGAGGTAAGGGCTCGCCTGATGACCTGCTCGGAGGAGGAGATGGTCTTGCTATTGGTAAGAACGCGCCTCCCGAGGCTGTGGAGTTCCTCAAGTTCATCTTCAGAGATGATATCTACAGCGTGTTGACTCCTGAACTTTCCTTTGTGCCTGTCATTGAAGGTGCAGAACAGTATGTGGAGAGTCCTTTCCTGAAGGAGCTCGCAAAGATGGTGGTGAAGGCTCCCTATTACCAGCTGTACTATGATCAGTTCTTACCTCCTGCGGTGGGTGAAGCGGTGAAGGATGCCTCACAGGGGCTTTTTGCCAAGGCGATTACTCCCGAGAAAGCCGCTCAGATGATCGAAGAGGCAATGGCTGCAGAAGCTCAATAA
- a CDS encoding IS1595 family transposase, which translates to MDVVSLSTLASDREKTVSYLREKGLLVTYTRCPFCGSEHIGEVRREKYKCYQCRKEWSIRRGSIFEGMKLSWEKILWAMKLFEMEVTAHKAALQLRLSYEVTLRLYTLFRKAIWVHTQKEGKSLLEGEVEMDESYFGGKRKGKRGRGAAGKIPVFGILERGGKVQVEVVEQVSAEELVRLAVAKVKRGSLVYTDRFKSYDGLVSYGFRHKRIDHGKRFANGKVYINGIEGFWSYAKGRLLQHHGVSVERFPLYLKELEWRYNHREEDLFELLLDVLREYSQVADNR; encoded by the coding sequence ATGGACGTCGTAAGTCTTTCAACACTTGCAAGCGATAGAGAGAAAACGGTCTCCTATCTGAGAGAGAAAGGACTCCTCGTCACGTACACCCGGTGTCCCTTCTGTGGAAGTGAGCATATAGGCGAGGTGAGACGAGAGAAGTACAAGTGCTACCAGTGCAGGAAAGAGTGGAGCATACGACGAGGGAGCATCTTCGAGGGGATGAAGCTCTCCTGGGAGAAGATCCTGTGGGCAATGAAGCTCTTTGAGATGGAAGTTACCGCCCACAAGGCGGCTTTGCAGTTACGGCTCTCCTATGAGGTGACGCTGAGGCTCTACACATTGTTTCGGAAGGCGATATGGGTCCACACCCAGAAGGAGGGGAAGAGCCTGCTCGAAGGTGAAGTAGAGATGGACGAAAGTTATTTTGGAGGAAAGAGAAAGGGGAAGAGGGGGAGAGGGGCGGCAGGGAAGATTCCTGTGTTTGGGATTCTCGAGCGAGGGGGAAAAGTGCAGGTGGAAGTGGTGGAGCAGGTAAGTGCGGAGGAGCTTGTACGACTGGCAGTGGCCAAAGTGAAGCGGGGATCGCTTGTGTATACCGACCGGTTCAAGAGCTATGATGGGCTTGTGAGCTATGGATTCAGGCACAAGCGGATTGATCACGGGAAGCGATTTGCGAATGGGAAAGTGTACATCAATGGGATAGAGGGGTTTTGGAGTTATGCGAAAGGGCGGCTGCTCCAGCATCACGGGGTGAGTGTAGAACGTTTTCCGCTGTACTTGAAAGAATTGGAGTGGCGGTATAATCATAGGGAGGAGGATCTATTCGAGCTTCTGCTGGATGTGCTTAGAGAATACTCTCAGGTGGCAGATAATAGATAA
- the fumC gene encoding class II fumarate hydratase, with amino-acid sequence MDHRIETDTMGEVRVPASAYWGAQTQRSLENFPIGEDVFPPLFIQAYAHIKKAAARANESLGVLESRLAEAICVACDEIIEGRLLDQFPLKVWQTGSGTQTNMNLNEVIANRANELLGNPKGSKSPVHPNDHVNRSQSSNDTFPAAMHLSTLMALNEQIYPALDALITTLSQKVEAFKEVVKVGRTHLQDAVPLTLGQEFSGYLHQVRSAREALSAVTEELCELPLGGTAVGTGINAPEGFTEKACAYLREQTHLLVRPARNRYALIAAHDVFASLAGSLSRLAAALYKIASDIRLMGSGPRCGLGELILPANEPGSSIMPGKVNPTQAEALTMVCIQVMGLSQAVTFACSQGHLELNTYKPLIIHDTLLSIRLLSDAVESFRTRCLEGLRPDTRRIEEYLEKTLMLVTALTPKIGYERAAQVAKKAYEERKTLKQAAHELGYLTEEEFDQFVDPKGMV; translated from the coding sequence ATGGACCACCGGATCGAGACCGACACCATGGGAGAGGTGAGGGTCCCCGCCTCCGCCTACTGGGGGGCGCAGACCCAACGTTCGCTCGAGAACTTTCCCATAGGAGAGGATGTCTTTCCCCCTCTCTTCATTCAGGCCTATGCACACATCAAAAAGGCGGCCGCCCGGGCAAATGAATCCCTCGGCGTGCTCGAGAGCCGACTTGCTGAGGCCATCTGTGTCGCGTGCGATGAAATCATCGAAGGCAGGCTCCTCGATCAGTTCCCCCTCAAGGTGTGGCAGACAGGGAGCGGCACGCAGACGAACATGAACCTCAACGAGGTCATTGCCAATCGGGCAAACGAGCTGCTGGGGAACCCAAAGGGGTCAAAGAGTCCGGTGCACCCCAACGACCATGTGAACAGATCCCAGTCCTCCAATGACACTTTCCCCGCAGCCATGCACCTTTCCACCCTCATGGCCCTCAACGAGCAGATCTACCCCGCGCTCGATGCCCTTATCACCACACTCTCCCAGAAGGTAGAGGCCTTCAAGGAGGTGGTGAAGGTAGGGAGAACCCACCTGCAGGATGCGGTGCCCCTCACCCTGGGGCAGGAGTTTTCAGGCTATCTCCACCAGGTGAGAAGCGCGCGGGAGGCCCTCTCGGCCGTGACAGAGGAACTGTGCGAGCTCCCCCTGGGGGGTACGGCTGTGGGGACAGGCATCAACGCGCCGGAAGGGTTTACAGAGAAGGCCTGTGCCTACCTGAGGGAACAGACCCACCTCCTGGTGAGGCCTGCCCGTAACCGCTACGCCCTCATCGCGGCCCACGATGTCTTCGCCTCCCTCGCAGGCTCACTCTCCCGCCTGGCCGCTGCCCTCTACAAGATTGCCTCCGACATCAGGCTCATGGGCTCAGGTCCACGGTGCGGGCTCGGTGAACTCATACTCCCCGCCAACGAACCGGGCAGTTCCATCATGCCCGGCAAGGTCAACCCCACCCAGGCAGAGGCCCTCACCATGGTGTGCATCCAGGTGATGGGGCTCTCCCAGGCCGTGACCTTCGCCTGTTCTCAAGGCCACCTGGAACTCAACACCTACAAGCCTCTCATCATCCACGATACCCTTCTTTCCATCCGCCTTCTCTCCGATGCAGTGGAGAGTTTCCGAACCCGGTGTCTGGAAGGCCTGCGACCAGATACCCGACGGATCGAGGAGTATCTCGAGAAGACCCTCATGCTGGTCACCGCACTCACCCCGAAGATAGGCTACGAGCGGGCCGCACAGGTGGCGAAAAAGGCCTACGAAGAGAGGAAAACCCTCAAGCAAGCCGCCCACGAGCTGGGGTACCTCACCGAGGAGGAGTTCGACCAGTTCGTGGACCCCAAGGGGATGGTGTAA
- a CDS encoding GH12 family glycosyl hydrolase domain-containing protein — protein MKLLYYGGGILLVLALVACSLGPVDVTGDQSLVSRAVTTVTATSSNRYPSATIDSDGDGQVNWVIEPNLWNVVGGSGSVTMTFDDAEGFDLDVQIDLSNIQQEDPSGWVHAYPEIWYGIKIWNTVGPAQDGPVPLPRKLSELNDFYTTVDFSIQRLDPELPFNFPFETWLTRDTSRGRDVRSDEVEIMVWFNYYGLQGAGSQVDTLTVPIEVNGQTRDMTFEVWRSDAVGNGGWEYFAFRPTTPVSEGTVRFNWAPFIQRARSLSNRADWENLYFTSVELGTEFGTPDYLNAQLAWHVYDLQLEYTTTPILGGGGGTTPTPTPTPTPTATPTPTPTPTATPTPTPTPSGEYTEITLPFSYDGAGEYYWKTHQFSTDPNDWSRYVNSWNLDLLEINGTDYANVWVAEHQIPAASDGYWYIHYKGSYPWSHVEMK, from the coding sequence ATGAAACTGCTCTATTATGGGGGAGGCATTCTCCTGGTGTTGGCCCTGGTGGCCTGTTCTCTGGGGCCAGTGGATGTCACAGGGGATCAATCCCTGGTCTCGAGAGCGGTGACCACTGTCACTGCTACCAGTAGCAACCGGTATCCTTCAGCCACCATCGATTCCGATGGTGATGGGCAGGTCAACTGGGTGATTGAGCCCAATCTCTGGAATGTCGTGGGAGGTTCTGGAAGTGTCACCATGACTTTCGATGATGCAGAGGGGTTTGATCTGGATGTGCAGATCGATCTTTCCAATATCCAGCAGGAAGACCCGTCGGGTTGGGTACATGCATATCCAGAGATATGGTACGGAATTAAAATCTGGAATACCGTGGGACCTGCTCAGGATGGACCGGTGCCCTTGCCTCGGAAGCTTTCCGAGCTCAATGACTTCTATACCACAGTAGACTTTTCTATCCAGCGTCTTGATCCCGAGCTTCCTTTTAATTTCCCGTTCGAGACATGGCTCACAAGAGATACCAGTCGAGGTCGAGATGTACGCTCGGATGAGGTTGAGATTATGGTGTGGTTCAACTACTACGGCCTCCAGGGGGCGGGTTCCCAGGTGGACACGCTCACGGTGCCCATCGAGGTGAACGGTCAGACGCGGGACATGACGTTCGAGGTGTGGCGCTCGGATGCGGTAGGGAACGGCGGATGGGAGTACTTCGCCTTCAGGCCCACCACTCCCGTAAGTGAGGGAACGGTGCGGTTCAACTGGGCCCCCTTCATCCAGAGGGCACGATCCCTCTCCAACAGGGCCGACTGGGAGAATCTCTATTTCACCAGTGTGGAGCTTGGCACCGAGTTCGGGACCCCCGACTATCTCAACGCGCAGCTCGCATGGCACGTGTACGACCTCCAGCTCGAGTACACCACCACTCCCATCCTCGGAGGTGGTGGAGGGACGACCCCCACTCCTACGCCGACTCCGACCCCCACCGCCACGCCCACCCCCACTCCAACGCCTACTGCCACACCTACGCCTACTCCCACACCTTCCGGGGAGTACACCGAGATCACGCTTCCCTTCAGCTACGATGGGGCGGGTGAGTACTACTGGAAGACCCACCAGTTCTCCACGGATCCGAACGACTGGAGCAGGTACGTGAACTCGTGGAACCTGGATCTGCTGGAGATCAACGGGACGGACTATGCCAACGTGTGGGTGGCGGAGCACCAGATTCCAGCAGCCTCGGACGGCTACTGGTACATCCACTACAAGGGCTCCTATCCGTGGAGCCACGTGGAGATGAAGTAA